A window of the Oscillospiraceae bacterium genome harbors these coding sequences:
- a CDS encoding sigma-70 family RNA polymerase sigma factor — MSRLTDAHALHALRRGDADALARLFDKYGAYVATVVHGIIGARMAYEDVEEVISDVFVALWQHAEKVETAKLKAYLGSIARNRAKNKLRQCLDVLPLDDDLMAVGADSIEETVIGGEERRAVRLALAAMPQPDKGIFLRHYYGLQTVQAIADDMNMTASAVKQRLARGRKKLQAILEKEFDR; from the coding sequence GTGAGCAGGCTGACAGACGCACACGCATTGCACGCACTGCGGCGCGGCGACGCGGATGCGCTCGCGCGGCTTTTCGACAAATACGGGGCCTATGTGGCGACGGTGGTGCATGGCATCATTGGCGCGCGGATGGCCTATGAAGATGTCGAGGAAGTGATCTCCGACGTATTTGTGGCGCTGTGGCAACATGCGGAAAAGGTCGAGACCGCTAAACTGAAGGCTTATCTCGGCAGCATTGCCCGCAACAGAGCAAAAAACAAGCTGCGCCAATGCCTCGATGTCCTGCCGCTCGACGATGATTTGATGGCCGTCGGCGCCGACTCCATCGAAGAGACCGTCATTGGCGGTGAGGAACGCCGCGCGGTACGTCTCGCACTTGCCGCTATGCCGCAGCCGGACAAAGGCATTTTCCTGCGCCATTACTATGGCCTGCAGACGGTGCAGGCCATCGCGGACGACATGAACATGACGGCTTCGGCCGTCAAACAACGGCTTGCCAGAGGTCGCAAAAAATTACAAGCTATACTTGAAAAGGAGTTTGACAGATGA
- a CDS encoding SDR family oxidoreductase, whose product MKVFVTGGTGFIGSAVVRELLEAGHEVIGLVRSEKSRQQLTAMGASAVDGSLEDLDSLQRGAESADAVIHLAFIHNFVDFAASAETDKRAIEAIGEALVGTNKTFIVTSGVPSGADGHVVTENDPSDPRTPRMSEQTALPFAKRGVRVLIVRPSRFVHGDGVYGFITWLMDIAREKGAAAYIGDGANRIHAVHRLDLSRLFLLVLEKGETSAKYQAVSDCAVPYRDIAEAIGRRLNVPVISLSTEQGLAHFGFLCQIVGADNPASSEITQAALGWNPTHLSLLEDLEASCGDVS is encoded by the coding sequence ATGAAAGTATTTGTCACAGGCGGCACGGGTTTTATCGGCTCCGCCGTCGTTCGGGAACTTTTGGAGGCGGGCCACGAAGTCATTGGGCTTGTCCGTTCAGAGAAGTCTAGGCAACAGCTCACGGCCATGGGCGCGTCGGCGGTGGACGGTTCGCTCGAAGATTTGGACAGCTTACAGCGCGGCGCGGAAAGCGCCGACGCCGTTATCCACCTGGCGTTTATCCACAACTTCGTCGATTTTGCGGCCTCAGCGGAAACAGACAAGCGGGCGATTGAGGCAATCGGAGAGGCGCTTGTCGGCACGAACAAGACGTTTATCGTGACTTCCGGCGTTCCGTCCGGCGCGGACGGTCACGTCGTCACCGAAAACGACCCGTCAGACCCGCGTACACCCCGTATGTCCGAACAAACGGCGCTGCCATTCGCCAAGCGCGGCGTTCGTGTGTTGATTGTGCGACCATCGCGCTTTGTACATGGCGACGGCGTTTACGGCTTTATTACTTGGCTGATGGACATTGCCCGCGAGAAGGGCGCGGCGGCCTATATCGGCGACGGCGCGAACAGGATTCATGCCGTCCACAGGCTCGACTTGTCGCGGTTGTTCCTGCTCGTACTCGAAAAGGGCGAAACGAGCGCGAAATATCAGGCGGTCAGTGATTGTGCCGTCCCATACCGTGACATAGCCGAAGCCATTGGCAGACGCCTGAACGTACCGGTCATATCACTTTCAACGGAGCAAGGGTTGGCGCATTTCGGTTTCCTCTGTCAAATCGTCGGCGCGGATAACCCTGCGTCAAGCGAGATAACCCAAGCCGCGCTCGGTTGGAATCCGACACACCTATCGCTTTTGGAGGATTTAGAAGCCAGTTGCGGCGACGTATCTTAA
- a CDS encoding MarR family transcriptional regulator yields the protein MCAVENYVEKIYVLVHRCHEQCIKLIHTNPDGKIGASGIGLKQGIVLKILLERDGITQRELTQLLQITSSSCGALIAKLEQGGYVRRRENAGDKRTFDVFLTESGRALGEKYRDESREMLEEWGENLTAAEKEQLFNLLTKLSAGLDTQIEKRRKAPQGE from the coding sequence GTGTGTGCTGTCGAGAATTATGTTGAAAAAATCTATGTCCTTGTTCATCGCTGCCACGAGCAATGCATCAAGCTGATCCACACGAACCCGGACGGCAAAATAGGTGCGTCCGGCATTGGCTTGAAGCAGGGCATTGTTCTTAAAATCCTGCTTGAACGCGACGGGATCACGCAGCGGGAACTGACGCAGTTGCTGCAAATCACGTCCTCGTCGTGCGGAGCGTTAATCGCCAAACTAGAGCAGGGCGGCTACGTCCGGCGGAGAGAAAACGCAGGCGACAAGCGCACGTTTGATGTCTTTCTAACCGAAAGCGGTCGGGCGCTCGGAGAAAAATATCGCGATGAGAGCCGCGAAATGCTTGAGGAATGGGGCGAGAATCTTACGGCAGCGGAGAAAGAACAGCTTTTCAATCTGCTCACGAAATTAAGCGCGGGGCTTGACACGCAAATTGAAAAAAGACGGAAGGCACCGCAAGGAGAATGA
- a CDS encoding RAMP superfamily CRISPR-associated protein — MKRIDCNIRVTIDGAFHTGGGKGARAQYCYAQKDADGGPYWPGSALKGKVRAVARQFSALQGNACQFTHTGEDKRTDCTCDVCQMMGGAGNARGSLYFSDLKPEKRDATVWQMRSGNQINRHCRVVEDEKLYSMETASAAEGLVLEGHITGFLSEERYEEQKALLEASLRHITVVGGSTSRGLGWVSDVEIQWQDGETSTPNAPEDDEASEDAEWVETWEDEVPEDGPRVRIRLTPQSPVQIGRYSTQTNYRDTQYLIPGSVFRAFMAGEIVSRSGVKSGGRLNFVKPPLPDETNPLFGGLRRSFERIRISALTPLGARPLPLSAQVCKYGDCPSKHPKVVVDTLARLLSEDRSEEGRRCPACGERLERAEGLYIKRQEGLYLVEPETVTATKSAMDRYRGTTQDEMLYTLRMMSHRVRLRPLHITEETAEKHENLCEDLYFAGAISGPVPQNELRPLLKNGARVGSNLTSGYGHMSAKVKFEQAPDPQSVCVYKKRLQERIEAFNQVVRDWGGKEPSGIYIPITLLTDAPIEGEMLSEMLAVESEENPSRYEVLLRTRLNGMQGTRDCWGTAGLRLHTALAQTIWWRGFDTSQRERYLKTAVQIIRAGAVFVLAAETLSEDLLDALLVLQRRGLCLCGEEESERPSKPKNLYAENGYGAVCVADAFYSEYALKKSQSTGRNGTCRR, encoded by the coding sequence ATGAAGCGGATCGATTGTAACATCAGAGTCACGATCGACGGCGCCTTCCACACGGGCGGCGGCAAAGGTGCGCGCGCCCAATACTGTTATGCCCAGAAAGACGCGGACGGCGGCCCGTATTGGCCCGGCAGTGCGCTGAAGGGCAAAGTGCGCGCCGTGGCCAGGCAGTTCAGCGCGCTCCAAGGGAACGCCTGTCAGTTTACGCACACGGGTGAGGACAAGAGAACCGATTGTACCTGCGATGTATGCCAGATGATGGGCGGCGCGGGCAATGCCAGAGGGAGCCTCTACTTCAGCGACCTGAAACCGGAGAAGAGGGATGCGACGGTCTGGCAGATGCGCAGTGGGAATCAGATCAACCGCCACTGCCGTGTGGTGGAGGATGAAAAACTCTACAGTATGGAGACGGCGTCCGCCGCGGAAGGGTTGGTTCTGGAGGGGCACATCACAGGGTTTTTGTCCGAGGAGAGATATGAAGAGCAAAAGGCGCTGCTGGAGGCCAGCCTGCGCCACATCACGGTCGTCGGCGGCAGCACGAGTCGTGGCCTGGGCTGGGTGAGTGACGTAGAGATCCAATGGCAGGACGGGGAGACGTCAACGCCAAACGCCCCTGAAGATGATGAGGCATCGGAGGACGCAGAGTGGGTGGAAACGTGGGAAGATGAAGTGCCGGAAGACGGCCCGCGGGTACGCATCCGGTTGACGCCGCAGTCGCCCGTGCAGATCGGCCGGTATTCCACTCAGACCAACTATCGGGACACGCAGTATCTGATCCCCGGCAGCGTGTTCCGCGCTTTCATGGCGGGGGAGATCGTATCCCGGAGCGGTGTGAAGAGCGGAGGCCGGCTCAACTTTGTAAAGCCGCCGCTGCCGGATGAGACAAATCCGCTGTTTGGCGGCCTTCGACGCTCCTTTGAACGGATACGAATCAGTGCACTGACCCCGCTGGGGGCGAGGCCGCTCCCGCTGTCCGCGCAGGTGTGCAAATACGGGGATTGCCCGAGCAAACATCCGAAGGTGGTGGTCGATACGCTGGCGCGCCTCCTCAGTGAGGATCGGTCCGAGGAGGGCCGAAGGTGTCCGGCGTGCGGGGAGAGACTGGAGCGTGCGGAGGGTCTGTACATCAAGCGACAGGAAGGGTTGTACTTGGTGGAGCCGGAGACCGTGACGGCCACCAAAAGCGCCATGGACCGCTACCGCGGCACGACGCAGGACGAGATGCTCTACACGCTGCGCATGATGTCGCACAGGGTGAGGCTGCGACCGCTTCACATCACAGAGGAAACTGCGGAAAAGCATGAAAATCTGTGTGAAGATCTTTATTTTGCAGGGGCCATATCCGGTCCAGTGCCACAGAACGAGTTGCGCCCATTGTTAAAAAACGGCGCGCGCGTGGGTTCCAATCTGACGTCCGGCTATGGACATATGTCCGCGAAAGTGAAATTCGAACAGGCTCCAGATCCACAAAGCGTCTGTGTATACAAAAAGCGTCTGCAAGAGCGCATTGAGGCGTTTAATCAGGTGGTGCGCGACTGGGGCGGGAAGGAACCGTCCGGCATATATATTCCCATCACGCTGCTGACGGACGCTCCGATTGAGGGAGAAATGTTGTCGGAGATGCTGGCTGTGGAAAGTGAGGAAAATCCAAGCAGATATGAGGTGTTGCTGCGGACGCGGCTAAATGGCATGCAGGGGACACGTGATTGCTGGGGAACAGCCGGCCTTCGACTGCACACGGCCCTCGCACAGACAATATGGTGGCGCGGCTTCGACACATCACAGAGGGAGCGGTACTTAAAAACCGCGGTACAGATAATCCGGGCGGGCGCCGTCTTTGTGTTGGCGGCTGAGACACTTTCGGAGGATTTATTGGACGCCCTGCTTGTGCTGCAACGGCGGGGACTCTGCCTGTGCGGCGAAGAAGAATCGGAGCGCCCGTCAAAACCCAAAAACCTGTATGCGGAAAACGGGTATGGCGCCGTCTGTGTAGCGGATGCGTTTTACAGTGAATATGCACTCAAAAAATCTCAAAGTACAGGGAGGAATGGAACATGCCGGCGCTGA
- a CDS encoding CRISPR-associated RAMP protein: MFDQFYNRLSLTTELVAVTALHVGAGQDAFQPTAVQGAVMKDVRGQPYLPGSSLKGVLRSFLESIGLNQHGGKPCYMGNACSEPYRTRAERLDWLEKWQTEELKKGKKISQEEAQEVLAKEIVRNACMACRLFGSSVLAGKVKISDAIPATEELITTDIRTGNAIDRDTHTVEGGMLFDTETIPAGTVFTVKWLADNLIKEETEVFAQLLQVFADGDLTIGGRSRSGLGRACLRPVSATVWTRPKDGGFPIRNEKNFLKVEDLKEWFNEGAYAPEIKPAESKGGVADAGEAGQ; encoded by the coding sequence ATGTTTGATCAATTTTACAACCGATTGTCGCTGACCACTGAACTGGTTGCCGTTACGGCGCTCCATGTTGGTGCGGGGCAGGATGCCTTTCAGCCGACGGCTGTACAGGGCGCAGTCATGAAGGACGTCCGCGGACAACCCTATCTGCCGGGGTCTTCCCTCAAAGGCGTGCTGCGCAGCTTTTTAGAGAGCATTGGACTCAATCAACACGGGGGAAAGCCCTGTTATATGGGTAACGCATGCAGCGAGCCTTATCGTACCAGAGCAGAGCGGTTGGATTGGTTGGAGAAGTGGCAGACAGAGGAATTGAAGAAGGGCAAGAAAATATCTCAGGAAGAAGCCCAAGAGGTGCTTGCAAAAGAGATAGTGCGCAATGCTTGTATGGCGTGCCGTTTGTTTGGATCCAGTGTATTGGCGGGCAAAGTGAAGATCTCCGACGCCATACCGGCTACGGAGGAGCTTATAACGACGGACATCCGCACCGGCAATGCCATTGACAGAGACACGCACACCGTCGAAGGCGGGATGTTGTTTGACACGGAGACGATTCCGGCGGGCACGGTATTTACCGTCAAATGGTTGGCGGACAACCTCATAAAAGAAGAAACAGAGGTGTTCGCCCAGCTTCTACAGGTCTTCGCCGATGGTGATCTAACTATTGGCGGCCGCAGCCGGAGCGGACTGGGACGCGCCTGTTTGCGCCCGGTTTCCGCCACGGTTTGGACACGGCCCAAGGATGGCGGGTTTCCCATTCGAAATGAGAAAAATTTCCTAAAAGTGGAAGATTTAAAAGAGTGGTTCAACGAGGGTGCATACGCACCGGAGATAAAACCGGCGGAATCGAAAGGAGGGGTTGCGGATGCTGGCGAAGCTGGTCAATGA
- a CDS encoding RAMP superfamily CRISPR-associated protein — protein MLINSGTDNKIDPTLTDMSFVRCIHNGARTVYLPGSSLKGVFRSRYEQLMRAFESPVCKLFSKESCSEALKNKKSFDGTQRYKASCAACRLFGNLSLGSRIAFADAYPDLSSPAPVLGRRHGVGINRITGAAAPGALFEMEVLESGVFDVEVRLTNFALYQLRLILWIVQDIDDGLVTFGMGGTRGNGQMRLKDSTEVQLRYRLFDDSDVNRLRGYDAKDVGGSEIQSFPRNLFGRESQLKGLEEILRALGLDDRETLRTAMRRESWENVLACQRKRNA, from the coding sequence GTGCTGATCAACAGCGGGACGGATAACAAAATTGACCCCACGCTCACGGACATGAGTTTTGTGCGTTGCATACACAACGGGGCGCGCACGGTATACTTGCCCGGCAGCAGCCTTAAGGGTGTGTTTCGGTCCCGTTATGAGCAATTGATGAGAGCTTTTGAGTCTCCGGTGTGCAAGTTGTTTTCAAAAGAAAGCTGTTCGGAGGCATTGAAAAACAAAAAGTCTTTTGACGGTACACAACGGTACAAAGCCAGCTGCGCGGCTTGCCGGTTGTTTGGAAATCTGAGTTTGGGTAGTCGAATTGCCTTTGCCGACGCCTATCCGGATCTGAGTAGTCCGGCGCCTGTGTTGGGGCGTCGCCATGGCGTGGGGATCAATCGGATCACAGGTGCCGCCGCTCCGGGTGCGCTGTTCGAGATGGAGGTCCTGGAGAGCGGCGTATTTGACGTAGAAGTTCGTCTGACCAACTTCGCGCTGTACCAGCTCAGACTTATTTTGTGGATTGTCCAGGATATCGACGATGGATTGGTCACATTTGGCATGGGCGGCACGCGCGGAAACGGGCAGATGCGTTTGAAGGATTCGACTGAGGTACAACTGCGGTATCGCTTGTTTGACGACAGCGATGTAAATCGGCTGCGCGGATACGATGCGAAGGACGTTGGAGGAAGTGAAATACAGTCATTTCCCAGAAACCTGTTTGGGAGAGAGTCCCAGCTGAAAGGGTTAGAAGAAATTTTACGTGCGCTTGGTCTGGATGACAGAGAGACCTTGAGGACGGCGATGCGGCGCGAATCTTGGGAGAATGTACTTGCCTGTCAAAGAAAAAGAAACGCATGA
- a CDS encoding RAMP superfamily CRISPR-associated protein, which produces MSGQTFYKDKPYVFVPLAESVARSAPKGHDSALSRACGVLHITIQAKTPLHFGQGLLEMDMQQSVIRALHVLGRESDGNEMRIALPGSSFKGMLRAFFEVVTDSCVLIPPRRLLEALPYGNRVVCRHKDGLCPACSVFGSLGYRGKLSFTSFLAEENAKTKERVLPQLQAPFRDYPRENRGMGNERLYYGDFQDLHGTEIGNLTKEEFFRRKRDKRGRQIQFYGRKFYKHARKQAEGRDVLGSSYECLTEGSLLKGEIRYQGLTEQELGSLMFALGMGWSVPIYHKLGYAKPAYFGSVKLSVEAEALPDRYRGMGLCHDTAGLKTLAETYRSRVSEDALLAIQRLEEAWSSLEGPFQWKHPAEGGQNLVY; this is translated from the coding sequence TTGTCCGGACAGACATTTTATAAAGACAAACCATATGTATTCGTGCCATTGGCGGAAAGTGTCGCGCGCAGCGCGCCAAAAGGCCACGACAGTGCACTCTCACGGGCGTGTGGGGTGTTACATATCACGATTCAAGCCAAGACGCCGCTGCATTTTGGGCAGGGGCTGTTGGAGATGGACATGCAGCAGTCTGTCATAAGGGCGCTCCATGTGCTTGGCCGTGAGAGCGATGGCAACGAGATGCGGATTGCCCTGCCAGGGTCCAGTTTCAAGGGGATGCTCCGCGCTTTCTTTGAGGTAGTGACAGATAGCTGTGTATTGATTCCGCCCAGACGATTGCTGGAGGCGCTACCGTATGGGAATCGTGTTGTATGCCGCCACAAAGATGGGTTATGTCCGGCCTGTTCGGTGTTTGGAAGCTTGGGATATCGGGGGAAGCTCAGTTTCACGTCTTTTTTGGCGGAAGAGAATGCCAAAACAAAGGAACGTGTACTTCCGCAGTTGCAGGCGCCTTTTCGCGATTATCCAAGAGAAAATAGGGGTATGGGAAATGAGCGGCTCTACTATGGCGACTTCCAAGATCTCCACGGGACAGAGATCGGCAATCTGACGAAAGAGGAATTTTTCCGGCGAAAAAGAGACAAACGCGGCCGGCAGATACAATTCTACGGACGCAAGTTTTACAAGCACGCGCGAAAGCAAGCCGAAGGCAGAGATGTATTGGGCTCTTCATATGAGTGTCTGACTGAAGGTTCACTCTTGAAGGGAGAGATTCGTTATCAAGGACTCACGGAACAAGAATTGGGCTCATTGATGTTCGCGTTGGGCATGGGTTGGTCTGTGCCGATTTATCACAAACTAGGATATGCGAAACCGGCCTATTTTGGGAGCGTTAAACTTTCCGTTGAAGCTGAAGCTCTGCCAGATCGTTATCGTGGTATGGGACTTTGTCATGACACGGCAGGACTGAAAACATTGGCGGAAACATATCGCAGTCGAGTAAGCGAGGATGCCTTGTTGGCCATACAAAGATTGGAAGAAGCATGGTCGTCATTGGAGGGGCCGTTTCAATGGAAGCATCCGGCCGAAGGCGGGCAGAATTTGGTGTATTGA